TGCGGCTAACAATCAAAGACTGGTTTTAATCCGGTCTTGATACTTCTGCCATGATGTAACTGGGATCACATCTCTGTTGATATTGGAGTCAGCTGTCACTATCTTCCTATTTATGATATCGATTTGTGTAGTATTCAAAAGTGAAAGAGCGTCTCATGGTACAATCCGACAGCAGTGACGATGTCACCCGGACTCACGTGCCTATTGGAAAAGGGACAGCTATCGGCCATTATCGGATAGTCGATAAAATCGGCGCGGGCGGAATGGGCGAGGTCTACAAAGCCAAAGACACCCGCCTTAACCGCTTGGTGGCGGTCAAAGTCCTACTCACCAAGATTGCTGACAACGATGAGGTCTACACCTTTGCGCTGGTGAACTATTTGGTGTTCGGCGTCGTTTAATGACTGTGACCAACAATGATGCTATGGCGAACGAGGTATCGCAGTGAAGACCCAGCGAGTGCTGGTGATTGGCGCGACAGGATATGTCGGTAGCCAGTTAGTACCGTGCCTGCTGCGAGAAGGGCATCATGTCACATGTCTTGTACGAAATCGCGAAAAGATGATGAATCGGCCCTGGAATACTCGGGTTAAGATCCATGAGGGTGACGTTCTGAAACCCGCCGGGCTAAAGGGATTGCTGGAAGACCAAGACGTTGTCTACTACCTCGTGCATTCCATGGCGACGTCGAATGGGGACTTTGCCGAGCTTGACCGCTGCGCGGCTGCCAATATTGGTAGAGCCGCAAAGAATACCGGGGTCAAGCGGATCATCTATTTGGGTGGTTTGGGTCGCCGACAGGAGCACCAGTCTCTTCACCTCAAAAGTCGGCATGAAGTCGGCGATGTCTTACGCCAGTCCGGTGTTCCGGTCACCGAGTTTAGAGCTGCCGTCATCATTGGGGCCGGCAGCCTCTCCTTTGAAATGGTTCACCACCTTGCCAATCGATTACCGGTTATGATCTGTCCACGATGGGTTATCACTCGAACTCAACCGATTAGCATTGATGACGTGACCAGCTATCTTGTCGCAGCGCTTGACCAGCCAGAGAGCGTCGGCAAGATCATTGATATCGGTGGACCTGAAGTACTGACGTACCGCGACATGATTTTGGTAGTAGCCCGCGTTCTTGGACTTCACAGGTTGCTCATTAAGGTGCCGGTCCTGACTCCTCGACTCTCATCCTACTGGGTAG
This genomic stretch from Candidatus Zixiibacteriota bacterium harbors:
- a CDS encoding SDR family oxidoreductase; protein product: MKTQRVLVIGATGYVGSQLVPCLLREGHHVTCLVRNREKMMNRPWNTRVKIHEGDVLKPAGLKGLLEDQDVVYYLVHSMATSNGDFAELDRCAAANIGRAAKNTGVKRIIYLGGLGRRQEHQSLHLKSRHEVGDVLRQSGVPVTEFRAAVIIGAGSLSFEMVHHLANRLPVMICPRWVITRTQPISIDDVTSYLVAALDQPESVGKIIDIGGPEVLTYRDMILVVARVLGLHRLLIKVPVLTPRLSSYWVGLVTPIPIMPARALIEGLRHETVCENDDALTLFDIRPKSFEAAVRQALAPVLPGQIARPSSEGESVIAHIEPSHILIDQRKIEVEASSERVFKIISSIGGNNGWYCADTLWKIRGFIDQLIGGVGLRRGRGNQDDIALGEALDFWRVEELEYGRRMLLRAEMKVPGKAWLEFEVKPVGQNSCVLTQTARFYPRGLLGLLYWYGVYPVHVLVFRGMASAIARRSEAPSVD